The Labrus mixtus chromosome 21, fLabMix1.1, whole genome shotgun sequence nucleotide sequence GAGGCGATCAAGTTCCTGCTCCACTATTCCATTTATTTTGCagatacagtaaaataaaatctatgCACCAATCACAAGAGGAGCTTACAAAAGCAGCTCACTCAGTTCAAAGTCTCTCACCAATAAAGGgatgttgattttaaattaagttcAAATGCAACATCAGAAATGTTCCATAGCATCACATTGTGTAATATTCAAATATGTAAGTAACAtgcaaaaccaaaacataagcacaaaatattaaaatacaaaactataaGTCATCAATGAATTGCATGTTAAACATATTTGCGCAGCAACATAGAGCGTCCTTTAGggttattttcattatttaagaGCGCCTTTAAACTATTAGAAACCTGAAATTACTTATAAAAAGTAAATGTTGCTTTTAATTGAATGCTTAAAATTGTTCGAGTCgatgcatttttcttttaaaaaactgtcaaacagTAAGAACATCTGTTTTTCTTGCCACTTTCTTTCTTAGAATTTAATCATTATTTTGAGTACTTCTAAGAATACTGCTGTTATATTTAATGCACGTTTTTTTCCTGGGGTTTGGCCTCTTGCTTGCGCCGATGAAAGAAAGATCCTGCAGGTGGCAGACGTCATGCCAGGCTCGTTTTACAGTCAGTGTGTCATGTTTGTACTTGGCTTACAGGCAGACTGTCAAAATACGGCCATTAAAGCGTGTTTACTGCGACCGGGCCTCTCCACAGCTACACCCAGGAGTGGAAAGAATCCAGCAGAGCACATCGTCTACTTATCTCATTCAAACAAAAGGGTTGATAGAGTCACCATGGCAACGGGAGCAACTGAACCCGGTACAGTGACATGAACATCATGTCCAAGACGTTAAGTACTGTACCAATAAACATCGTTTTCCAATAAAAATGACCATATGGAGGGGAAGTTACTTACATATGTTCTGTAAAAATTATGATCCCGAAGACACGTTTGAAATAACGCAAAATGACGCTCAATTGGTTGCCAGGGTAACTAGCTGCATGGCTAACAGTTGACAGCTAAATAAAATGGCTAAACGGTGTAATAACCTTAAAGAAACGGACTAATGgttaaaaaattttttaaaagaaaagatgtttaaagaCTTCTGAAATAGCCGACTAAAGTAAATGGGCAGTTAAACTAAAACAGtaagctaacaaaacaaatttCTTCTGAACAAGTTAGCTAAAAGTGATgtgaaaatgtctgaaaaatagcttaaattgattaaaaaaaagtctagtcTTGGCTAATTTAGACTTACTAAAAGTCACAGCTAACATATTAGATAGTTAGCTCAAAGATAAATTGATAAGTCTTTGATAAATAATTGAAATCTGGTGTTAGCTAAAAGCCAAGAATTGCTTCAAAGGCTTTGATGGTTAGCCAAACGGCACACAAGTTAAATATCTACATGTGCTCAAACATTATATTTCAAATCTATACAAAGAATACATTCAACACTTGTTTGCACTTCTTCCATAAGGGACTGTGGGGGAAAgtgtaacaataaaaacaggatttaaaCCTCTGAACAGGACATGAAATACATGTTCTCAAATGAAGGCTGTACAGGTAAACAACCAGGCTctgccctgctgctgctgtcacacaaCATCTGCCAACGTCACCGCctgtgcatgcctgtgtgtgtgtgtgtgtgtgtgtgtgtgtgtgtgtgtgtgtgtgtgtgtgtgtgtgtgtgtgtgtgtgtgtgttagagaatGCCAACAATGTAGCTGCCAACAGAAACCGGTCTGCTGTGCCAAGTATTAGTCATGATTACACAAAAAGTTAAAGTTGAATGCCTTTAATGTTGTTCTGCTGCAGCTTCCTTCTTTCTCTGCCAGTCCTCCTGACTGGGTTAATCCACCCTGCAGGACTGACCTCCTTCCTTTTCAAGAACACAAAACTGGAATATCATTCCGCtgtatttacagttcatggtgCACACGTTGTGTTGCTGATgttgccctctagtggtcagcGTGGTAAATGCAAGCAGTGTGTGTCATCCCAGTGATCCCTCGATGAAGCAGAATTTGCTGTTCATGatactttgtgtttaaaatatctGTTCCTGACCTTTTTACAATTTCTGATCTGAAAGTTCACAGAGAAGCtcattaacacaaaataaagtcaAGTCTGTTTTGGAAAATGTTCCTCCCTAATGaagcaacttaaaaaaaacaaaaaaaacagctccatCATTCCTGCAGTTTAATCAACATGATCAGTTAATTTCTCATCAAATTTAAAGGTTACCGCTAGTTGTACTTGTGGTACTCAAGATTggtctttttgaaggtctcccctcggaatcgaaagcattttcaCTAAGTCtagtctcggtctcagactgggcatactcaggattttaaatcaagaccaccactgatcggccaTTTTTCCAAGTAATTACtctgattagaaggaaaacgccacTTTCAATAAGAACCAAGAACTTAAATTCATCCACAGTTTGATATTTATCCCCCTGGTTACGGCCCAACCTTCCCAGAGCTGCAGGTCTAAGTCAGTGACGCCCACTGCACATAAGATGAGGATTTCTCAGGGATGTTTATGGTCTTGATCTTTACTCAGTCTTGATcctcgtttccaccaagcagtttGGTGGTTTGGTTCAGCACAATTTGGTACAGTAAAtcctgatcttgcttgcgtttccacagccaaccgaaCCCTTACACGTCGCTAAACAAAGATCAATGAGTCTTAGGAACTGGACGTCTGCATCTCTGaggcaaaaaaaactaaaacagccttgaaattaCCCCTCCCCAAATCTGCAGGATATTTTAAcatggtgtgttttgtgtttgtcctttattccCGCTGTCGCACAGGAAGTGAGGATTATTTTTGaccaatcaacagactgcagtgtgtccagctccaacctttagggtcggatcggcACGCTTGGCGCCCCAACAGAAGGATACCCAAAAAAGGAGGACGGTACGGATCAGTTatttttggtaccattcccaacctgttgacggtggaaacgccaatgAAAGTGTACCGTACTGCACCAAATTAAACCGgacagcttggtggaaacaggacTGTTTCTTGTGTCTTggatcttgtctcggtctctgagcgcCCTGGTCTTGGGTGGGctatgtctcggtcttggtctctgttagtgtgactacaacactagttacCGTTTTCTACAAAGAGCCCAATTCAGGATACAGAACACATTAATGTCAACAaacctgttttatttgtttttaataagaATTAAGATGTAAGACTTTGTCATGCATGAGTTTAAGTCTTCACATGAATGCTTGTGTCACATGTTTTCACACTTCCTCCCTGCGTGGTCAGGTACGTTTCATGGTgttactgttcttttttttgtttttaactgctGACCATTCAGACTGAAAATCTGCCAACGCTGTTCTAATTTCATGTCGACATTTGCAACTCGTCTGAGAAAAGTAACACCTCGAAGTGAGCGGGAAAGATGCTGTTAAACTGAAGTCTGTcgtttcctctttgttttgtgcTTCACTGTGGCAGAGACGTATAAAAGATGATGATTggacggggggggggatttttttgtttgtttgtggtgcTGATGTGAAGAGGTAAGAGTCACTCTGAAAGGATTTGCGTGCACGGATCATACACTAAAATGTGGATATGTTTATgtcataataaagaaaaactttgtCAGACGTATTCTTATAACATCTGTGAATTATTTTATgtgatgatgttttctgttttcttccagCACTTTCATGGCCTCTTTCCTGTGACGGTTCTACTCGTGTCTCTGTCAGAGCAGCTGGCTGTCATCGTACAAAATCAAGGTGAATTTAtatatattacactatattaaTATAACACATACTACAGATAGTGTGGCTCCCTATAGGGGAGAAAAAGTATCTTTTTACCACatataaatctgtatttttatcCTCAATTTCTTTACAGTAATTTATGAGTCTTAGATTGAAACATATCATCAGAATCAGTTTTTATTGCCAAGGATACATTTACACAAACGAGGAATTTggcttggtgttttggtgcaaaataaTCAGCAATGGACTGAAGCAAAGATAGTAAGAAGCTTTAAAACAGCAGGGCTCCTGTTGACAACTTCAATAGAATAAGATACAAATATAAgaagcaatttaaaaataataatagaatataaaaacacaaaatgtgcagtGGAGGAGCTGTGCAGGTACATGATGGATTTACAGTCAAATAAATCTCATCATAATAAGGATTTAAGAATTGACAGTCAGCTGTGCAggttttattaaattattattatttatgtatttatttattatttaggAAAAGCATTCTTCACACATTAGTAATTACACATAATAGATAAATAATTGCTCCTCcctcaaactttcaaacattgGAGCACTTTCTTTGCAGAAAGAGGGGGGTACGATGCTTGCACTACATTTAACAATTTAGCTCTTCCAAagattttttcatattcaagtaacatgacattaattaaatttaaattcaaaaatgttttcttaatgattaaaaaaatatatatatgaaaaaacCAAGATgtagaaaagcaaaaaaaacctttacttTAAGCCTTAAAGTTAGAAAAAGTTCatagaaacaataaaaacatctcaTTTAGATATGTTTCTGTTCCAACTcaaatttgtattttatctCTCTCATCCAGATTTCTGACTCAGTCCACCGTCCTGTttctccaataaagacaaaaagcccaaaaataaaccttaaaaagaaaGTTATCCTACgacataaattaaaatgtttaagcaCACATTTAATCTATTTCTCTTTATTATTCTAATTTTCTTGCCTCCATAAGAAACTTTATCGTAATTGACGTTTttctaataatttattttaaacactttcctcatttttttctcacatcacaaacaaaaacataaatcactGATTAAATAATGCAAACTTTTATCctacttttaaaaaaggaaaatatctcAAGGCATCAACGCGAGAGTTATCATAAAGAAGTTATTACATTATGAAACAGTGAGCCTGTGACAAACTGTATTAACGACCTCTTCCCttaactgttgtgtttgttctgcagatGGTCGTCTTCGCTCTGGCCGTGTTTGTAACGATGTCATCGTGTTCGCTCGGCTGCTCGGGGAACACAAACTCTGTGAGTACGAGCTGCGTTCACTGATGTCTCAGAGCCTGCAGGACAGATGGAAGATAAGAATCCATCCATTATGCAGCCAAAGTCTCCCAGATGTTGTTTAGCGTGGACAGAACTGTGCCGAGCTTCAGTCTCACTGAAGGCATAAAGAGAATAGAACATTTCCTTATCCGAACACAGAGAAGGGAAAACCCACTAAATCAAACTTGGGTTGACACaaaattctgttttatttttttacttgtttcacAGACGGAGCTGAAGCTTTGGAGCGTCGAAAACCAATCCATGGCTATGCAACTGGCTGCTGTATTTAAGGTGACATGTCACACTTTATCACTTTTATAACTGATTCCTCAATAATTTTGAAATTTGGTTAATTATTGCAACTCATTTTCCAAGGATAACCCTCTTCTTTTCTCAGcttttaaatgtgaatatttactttatttctccttttcatTTGTCTGGAAACTTAATATCTTTGGATTTTAGTCAGTTAGGATGATGAAAGATCATTTGTAAAGATACATGACGACATTTAGGGGCTGCACGGTGTTGccgtggttagcgctgttgcctcacagagaggaggttcctggtttgaatcctcgtctgacaggagcctctctgtgtggagtttgcatgttctccccgtgcatgtgtgggttctctccagatacacagtccaaagacatgctcgttaggttaactggtgactctaaataacctgtaggtgtgagtgtgactggttgtctgtttctatatgtcagccctgtgattgacaggcgaccGACCTGTCCatggtgtaaccccgcctctcactcAATAACAGCTAGAATCGTCTCCAGCACCCCGTGTGACCCCACATAGGCACTGGTCTCTTATAGCCATTTTAGAGCTTTAATTCAATCAAacattatttatacagcacctttcagacaaattaaattgcagttcaaagtgcttcacaagagtgcagaaaaatgattgacaaaaaagtagtttataaaatcattgagagactaatgcacaccaataagaattaaaaaaatatataaaaatgaaaaaataaacttaaaatgaTTGACTTCCTTACTTCTGATTGctgatgttttaatttattttgattttaaaatacttcttATTATCTGTTTGTTGGTTTTAACTGGTCTTGTTTATCTAtgatgtgtatgtatatgtatgtatacagtatatgcatatacttatatgtgtatgtgtatatatatatatgtatatgtatttttatatttttcattgtttatcctgctcgacgtcattgtaaatcCTACTCTCAATGATTTTtgagtttaaataaagacataataatagaataatggatggatggataatgaGATTTGAGAAATTTTGTTCATCATTTTTGGtagttttgaatgttttattgacCAAATGATTGAGGGATTAATTAGATTTATAAAATTGTTTTGATTGCAAGCCTTCTTCGAACACTGAATGCAAAAATAAGTGATGGATGATGTGCAAATTGTCATTTTCTTGCAGTACAATCGGCCTTCACACTCACAACAACTTTTGTAAAATATCGTGGCtgaagaaaccaaaaaaaagagtcacCAAAAACTTAAATTTGATTTATCCCTTGACCCTTAATTCTGATTTAAGGTGAATTTCATCGTCATCTTTGTGGTGCTATGGAGAGTTTCTCACCTTGTGCAATTCTGGCAGAGTTTAACTTGAGTGTATTCACTGTCATCTCTAAAACAGTCCAATTATAAGATCATTTGTGCTCCTATTTTTATGCTTTaagtttctccctctcttcagaaacacaaaagtattttctttgtctgttgcAGACTTGACATGAGCTGCAACCTCAGAGTGTGTCATTATTATGTTAATCCTGAGGTGTCATGACTCCTCAGaatttgttgctttttcttttaatgagcGTCCAACACTTCTTACTTTTTTGTGCACACTGTGCTGTTTCATAGGAGATGGAGCGTCTGAGGTGTGAACAAACAACacttcatcagcagcagcagcagcagcagagtgctCTGACTCAGGTAGACTCTGCATCATCTCATTATAATCCGTCTGCATGCTGCATATCGCTCCTCTGAATGTGTGGTTTTATTCATTCACAGATGCACATGACGAGGGATCAGAAGAGGAGAGGGCACGACGAAGTGGGTCAGTCCATTTACTGAgattgtttcatgtttcattgcTTTATGTTCCTCATAAAGATGTCATCCTCGTTCTTGCAGATTTTCAGGCGATGAGGACTAAACTGTTGGATAATCTCTCTTGTGAAACAGGAACAAACATCCTGACTTATGGTCCAAATTATGACGTGAAGGAgaagggagaaggagaagaagaagatgaagacagCCTTGATTCCTTTGAGGGAGACTCCAGGAGAAGTGAGGACCCCTGCTTTCACTACACGGCCCTGGACCAGTACTGGAGGGCCACCAACACCACCAATAATAACAAGATGTGCGACCGCAACGTCAATTGGAAAGGTAGAAAAGACAATTCTGAATAAAATCATTAAATTTTTTGAGATGATTCAAActctttttatgtgtttctttATCTTGTTGCACCTCAGGCTGGTACCGTCTCTACTACAAGGGCCAGAGTCTGCAGATGCCCGAGAGGTGTGTCCCTGTGAACAAATGTGGCACCCACGCCCCCCTGTGGCTGGCCGGGCCTCACCCAAGGAGGAGGGACGGCATCGTCACCCGCAGAGTGTGCGGCCACTGGAATAAGAACTGCTGCGCTTTTGAATCCACCCCCATCAATGTCAAGAAGTGTTGTGGAAACTACTACGTCTATCAATTCACCAAACCGACGTCCTGTTATCTGGCTTACTGTGCAGGTACTGAATAAACACTGGGCCATTTAAATAACATGCACAGCTTTTTCCAAAGGgtttaaaaaattcaaatgattctattaaaaagttaaatttttgcatttatttattggaaataaatataaacattggATTTAATTAAAGACATGGCTTCAACCAATAAGAACAAACTGTTTGGGTCGTCATTCCTTACTGGAGTGGACCTGTTgttgtgtcatttatttttagagacCTAAACCATTTAATGCACATTCTAGCATTTATATGTTTTACTGAGAATTTCTGATTTTGGACAAAGAGTCTCAAGAACTTTTTTTAGCGGTTTATTTGGAgctttttttaagcctttatttagagataggacgaGGACGGAGTCAGAGTCGGGGAGAGAGaaattggggaatgacatgggtgaaaggagctacaggtcagatttgaacctgggccgcccaattggaggactacagcctcaaGAACTTAGTTTTGTCTTGCAGTTGTCAAATGTAAGAAGCTCACTGTCTGAGTATTACCGTCTCTAAAAGTATAtcttttaaaaagtataaaaatcctatttcttatctttttttgCAGGCTGCAGTGTAATATTAATGGGCGATGTCTTAATGATGCTGTATCTCTCTCCTCAGATATCAACACTCTGGTGTGTGGGCGCTGCAGGAGAGACCAGTCCTGTGTGAGCCGGGATAAGACAAACTGGATGTGTAAGACAAACAGATGTAAGTTTATTTTGGGTTGTTTTCTGAGGCGTCTTTCACCCAATGCTTCCTTAAAATACTCAGGTGGTAATGGATAGTTTTGGAGCAGTTGCATTTCCATTCCCTGGATtcactacatttcccagaatgcatcTTTTTCTCAGAACCCTTCCTGCATGATATTGACAGCTGTCATTTAAATTGAATCAACCTCAGTGTCATAAAAGCTTTCTTtgaaatataaattattttccCCCCAAAGCCACAAaaatttttttcaaaagcagcaGCGTCACTCTTTGTCCTAATAAAAATATTGATGTCTTTGCTTCTTCTTTCAGGGTCTCCCATGCAGATCCACTTCTTTGCCTCGTTCCCCGGCCAGCTCAAAGGCAAAGTGAACCGGATCAAGTACAGTAAGGTTCTGGTGAACGTGGGCCGAGGCTTCAACAGAAGAACCGGGGTGTTCAGGGCTCCGGTTCACGGCGTCTACCAGTTCTTCTTCTCCACCCAGACCACAAACGCCAGTCTgaatactgaactgtggctggGCGTCAACGGTTACTGGGTGGCCGTCTCTCAAACGAACGTCGCTCGACCCTCGTCTGTCGGCAGTTTGTCCACCTACATGACCTTCCTCCGCAGGGGGGCTTCAGTCTACGTCACCCACAACTGTGGGCACTCCTGGGCCAATTCTGCCTCCTCCACCATCACGTTCGGAGGCTCACTGCTCGCACAATGGAGAGAGCACAATGTAAATGTTAATATCCGAACAAAGTATCCTTGATCTGTAATTCAAACTCGgggagagttttaaaaaaaaacaactctgctgttatgttcattttatatttgtagTCGTAGTGTTATCTGAATGGAAGAGTTGTATAGACCTACCTGTAAACCACTCTGGATTGTCTGCTCAGTGTCTGAATTCATAAAAAGATCTGATTTTAAGCTCATATGtaaactttgaaataaataagtatAATAAATGATGtgtatttataatttatattaaCATCACAAGGACAAAAAATAGACAACTTACTTTCATGTTAAAGTCAATAtatcattaaaggtcacatatcctcttcctcttcaacaactttaaataagtgtcagagctcctcaaaacatgtgtgtgaagtttcttgttctaaatccactctgatcctgtatttgatcatgtctataaacccctctatttcagcccagctcagaacaggctgtttctgtgtctgtacctttaaatatgtaaatgagctgtgtctgaccacgccccctctctggaagggctcgggtgtactcggtgctttctcgctccatgtcctattgtttacggtgagaaggcagactcagagtgtcacccacctgggggaggggctactgccctttgtgatgtcatgaagggagaatctccaaacggcctgtttgagcacacattttctgaaaagtggagcaggcagaagacggagatgatggacttttctcatgattggggggtttgtagacggactagagacacatattagtgtcagAAAAATATGGTAAAGCGTATTTTGcagaacatgtgacctttaacaaaaaGAGTACAATTTGCCTTTTTTACACAATAAAAGGAGGCCTCagattgtaaatattgtaaatatatttcaaGTGTCTCCAGAACTGCAGGCTATCCTagaattgtattttaaaatcaggAACAGTCAGAAATATCTAATGTCAATAATTTATTCTTTCCTAGAATAATTGAAAAACCTAAAACTTTTGTATAAAAGAcagagtttaaaatatttaagagaTCTAATAATGTGCTCCCGCTGTAAAAGCAGTTATGGATGCATTAGTTTCTAAACCCTAAAGGAATGGTAGCattataaataaagtgaaatagTGCAGCTTGAAAGTGCAGTCATGTTTTTAGAAAAGATTAAGGACATTAATTACAATAGGAACATACCCCTGAGCAGCCTGTACCTCTGATCAGAGGGGGAATAGAGCAAATTCCTCCAGGAGAGGATGGTCAGAGCGGGCCAAGATTGACTTTCCTTTCCTCACAATTTGTTTTCTCCAGATATCTGATAAGGAAAGCTGCTGTGTGCCAGTTATCTTACTGGCAGTATAACTATATTGATGTACAATATTTCCCTCTGAAATGTAGGGGAGAAGTAAAAAGTAATCGATACAAATTAAGCTCCTTAATTTGTGCTGTTCCAATATTGGTGCATACCGCTGTCTAACACAAGGGGGCGCACTAACACCAGGATAAGCATGGTGGATTTTATGCCAGCTCCCTGTTCAGGAGTTTATTATACCTGGGGCCTCATTCAGATTCATTGCGGGCAgatcaaagaaaatgttaaagacCTGATAGTTTAACTAATAATTGTTCAATGGGTTCATTCAGCCGCATTTTTCCATTAATTTCCCAATGAGAAATTCTGATGTTTCCTTTTATGGTAACAGCGGGCATCATAAAAGTCAggccaacattttttttttttttttttctctacgaGTGTTTTAAAACTTAAGAGGTGGCCCCGTCATCGCAGAAATATGTATCACAAAGACTGGAGCTTGCGGTCTGCACAGCTATTTGCTCCCCggctcactcactcacatagAACTTTTCTGACCAACACCTCCACGCAGGGCGGGGAGGGGGGCGGGACTTTGGGATAGgcgggggggcggggcttcGGTCCCCATTGGTGGATGGTCGGCCGGGACAACAGGGGAGAGAAACTCCAGGAAAACGGACGGAGCTGGCGCACGGTGTAACGGGACGAGGATACATGATTATCGGCGTAAAAAAGAGGACAACTTTGTATGGATACGAGGACATTTGGGGATTTCTTTCGTCTTCGAACACAAAAACTTGACTTTAAGGAAAGAAAAAACGCGTTTGTAATCAtttatattcacttttttttttatagcttcaGAGTATTTAATTTAACATGACAGGAATTACACTTTGAAACAAGTGAAATGCGAATCGACTGCACATCTGTCCagtaaaggagaggaggtgcTCAGAGAAGCCCGCCAATGTTTACCTGCTGTCGGCACTTCAAAGCaattgtttaaaagaaaaaaaactagtttCTCCACGCGCAGACATCAAGGTAGCAGCATGGCAGAGCACGAGAGCCTGGAGTTTGGAAAAGCAGATTTTGTGCTTTTGGACAACGTGTCTATGGAGGAATTTATGGCTAACCTAAAACTCAGGTAAGTGGCGATTCACCttttgtaaaaacacagaatgagaGGATGAATGTTGGATTTTAAAGAGTTTCTCCTCAGGTATCTTTGCTATTTTAGGCGGAAGTGCATTTTTTAGCATCAACAGGTGCTAAGTGGATGATTCAGGTGTGTCAGCATTGGGCttatattaaaatatgaaaGCTTTTATGTACCTGTATGCTACCTTTTTCGCTGCACCTGTGCTTGAGTTTATACTTTCACTTGCTACATCTCGTGTCGAAGCTGCAACAATAAGTCATTTGTTTGAAAGTTGCAGGACTGACTGGGGTGCATTCATTTGATACTTTCTGTGAATCGAACCGGTAATTCTGACTCCACCCAAGCTTTAGCTACTtcactactacacacacacacacacacacacacacacacacacacacacacacacacacacacacacacacacacacacacacacacacacacacacacatagtttgAATCAACTCCTCCGTTTGTGCAGCAGGTTTCTATCAGCTGTGTTGTCAGTGGCTCGGTGTCAAACATGATGTCAGGAGTAGTTTGTGAATGGAGAGAGCAGAAgtaagaagaagcagcagcaggaggagggtgGCTTGGAATCAGTTTCACCTCCTTTCCCCCAGTCTGCCATCTGTAGCCTGAAGAAAGTGAAAACTGATCCCTGATGTCAGCTTaaggtgttttgttgtttagtGGGTGGTGGCTCAGCAGGACTTCCTTGTACAGTAGAGGTTAAAGGGATGTAGTTAGTGGAGCTTTTTAAAAGTTGGAAACGTATTTTGTTTCAGCAAAGTCGTTTACAAtgagttcaaattcaaaaaaacttcatttgcacacagagcagtaaaataacaacagagcaggtacgaaacattttaacctaaatataaagtgtcaatttaaatacaacttaaacttaacttaaaatacaaaatataaaaagagtagatataagtggacagtgatcggactatcagatgtaaacagaactatgaaataaatatatatatatatatatatatatatatatatatatatatatatatatacagagctatgtgcgatctatgagagagagagtcagaggggTTTTACAGGTTGTCcttaaaacacttcaatgtCAGAGGATAGAGAAGAAGCTATGAGACTTCAGATGTAATCCTTCACAACTAAATATAGATAGAAAATGAATGTGCTTTTACTCAT carries:
- the LOC132955835 gene encoding uncharacterized protein LOC132955835, translating into MVVFALAVFVTMSSCSLGCSGNTNSTELKLWSVENQSMAMQLAAVFKEMERLRCEQTTLHQQQQQQQSALTQMHMTRDQKRRGHDEVGTNILTYGPNYDVKEKGEGEEEDEDSLDSFEGDSRRSEDPCFHYTALDQYWRATNTTNNNKMCDRNVNWKGWYRLYYKGQSLQMPERCVPVNKCGTHAPLWLAGPHPRRRDGIVTRRVCGHWNKNCCAFESTPINVKKCCGNYYVYQFTKPTSCYLAYCADINTLVCGRCRRDQSCVSRDKTNWMCKTNRWSPMQIHFFASFPGQLKGKVNRIKYSKVLVNVGRGFNRRTGVFRAPVHGVYQFFFSTQTTNASLNTELWLGVNGYWVAVSQTNVARPSSVGSLSTYMTFLRRGASVYVTHNCGHSWANSASSTITFGGSLLAQWREHNVNVNIRTKYP